In Populus alba chromosome 1, ASM523922v2, whole genome shotgun sequence, a single window of DNA contains:
- the LOC118054882 gene encoding uncharacterized protein — MVRTRQEARADSSPVRDERLVETGDRGLERDPLVDTASFVPAGSVQSGQGESSGLRDEQGIFEGDGQGTQPPPTVALAAPPGVAPPPYLDPAYIAQLVRAVMTEMAGPLSTTPRDNVVTLVRWVKSLRELGCEAFMGEEDAEIAWRWLRKIERSMDQIAVPAELRVDCATQLLSDRAQTWWDIVKERRATETLRWRDFRTEFENQYYSRQHRKIKEQEFLALTQGDMTVLEYERRFQDLSMFASVYLPTEQHRIERLRDGL, encoded by the coding sequence ATGGTGCGTACACGGCAAGAAGCCAGAGCTGACTCGTCACCCGTGAGGGACGAGCGTCTAGTTGAGACAGGAGATAGAGGACTAGAGAGAGATCCTCTGGTAGATACAGCATCTTTTGTGCCAGCCGGGTCGGTGCAATCCGGACAAGGAGAGTCATCTGGACTCCGAGATGAGCAGGGGATATTTGAGGGGGATGGGCAGGGGACTCAGCCCCCACCAACAGTAGCACTAGCGGCACCCCCTGGTGTAGCACCTCCACCATATCTAGATCCAGCTTATATTGCACAGTTGGTTCGTGCAGTGATGACAGAGATGGCGGGACCATTGAGTACTACCCCTAGGGATAATGTGGTCACCTTAGTTCGATGGGTAAAGAGTCTAAGAGAATTAGGTTGTGAGGCATTTATGGGAGAGGAGGATGCTGAGATAGCCTGGCGATGGTTACGAAAGATAGAGAGGTCTATGGATCAAATAGCAGTACCAGCAGAGCTCCGAGTGGATTGTGCTACTCAGTTATTATCGGACAGAGCCCAGACATGGTGGGATATTGTTAAAGAGAGACGGGCTACTGAGACTCTTAGATGGAGGGATTTCAGGACAGAGTTTGAGAACCAGTATTATTCCCGACAGCATCGGAAGATCAAAGAACAGGAGTTCTTGGCTCTTACTCAAGGAGACATGACAGTATTGGAATATGAGAGGCGGTTTCAGGACCTCTCTATGTTTGCTTCTGTTTATTTACCGACTGAGCAACATCGGATAGAGAGACTCCGAGATGGACTCTGA
- the LOC118054885 gene encoding uncharacterized protein, whose protein sequence is MGLAALQFLTVRDFIVAAQSLEAVAAAGQREGDGQGTMGAEKRKEPASFTGRPPFSKKGKGGHFGQFRKKGGNLGSGGTSSRPMQSSQEGWSRPQTSLPGGVAEGSRMTTYPLCVRCERKHPGDCLVTSGRCYICRQEHRWRDCPYLDAACYHCGEPGHRRRECPQRTIGQTQRQGFSVQSQQQSVTVDRPGRPAQSGTSVVRGRPRVPGGGAQGRVFRMTQEDVRAATDVVAGAVSGAGHQTGGAGSSRTEGMPRGDADR, encoded by the exons ATGGGATTGGCTGCCTTGCAGTTTCTGACAGTGAGAGATTTTATAGTGGCCGCTCAGTCTCTAGAGGCCGTGGCAGCCGCAGGGCAGCGAGAAGGTGATGGACAGGGTACTATGGGAGCAGAAAAGCGTAAGGAGCCTGCATCATTTACAGGGAGACCTCCTTTTtcaaaaaagggaaaaggagGACATTTTGGTCAGTTCAGAAAGAAGGGAGGAAATCTGGGATCAGGGGGTACATCGAGTAGACCTATGCAAAGCTCACAGGAAGGGTGGTCACGCCCACAGACTAGTTTACCAGGAGGAGTTGCAGAGGGCTCCAGGATGACTACTTATCCCCTGTGTGTGAGATGCGAGCGTAAACATCCTGGAGATTGTTTGGTCACATCTGGCAGATGTTATATATGCAGACAGGAACATAGATGGAGGGATTGCCCCTATCTAGATGCTGCATGTTATCATTGTGGAGAGCCAGGTCATCGTAGGAGGGAGTGTCCCCAGAGGACTATAGGGCAGACACAGAGACAAGGTTTTTCAGTACAGAGCCAGCAGCAGTCTGTGACCGTGGACAGGCCGGGTAGACCTGCCCAGTCTGGGACTAGTGTTGTTCGAGGTCGACCTCGAGTACCAGGAGGGGGAGCTCAAGGGAGAGTTTTTCGTATGACTCAGGAAGATGTGCGAGCTGCCACTGATGTTGTTGCAG GAGCTGTGTCTGGAGCTGGTCATCAGACAGGAGGAGCTGGGTCATCCCGAACAGAAG GTATGCCACGAGGTGATGCAGATCGTTAG